Proteins from a single region of Maledivibacter sp.:
- a CDS encoding ABC transporter substrate-binding protein: MKKFKAISLFISIVLILSIAITGCGEKELTKVTVAEVTHSVFYAPQYIALTEGFFEKEGLKVEFLNTKGADKTMTALLSDQVDIGFMGPEASVYVYNQGKEDYAVNFAQLTQRDGSFLMGREKADSFNFDMLKGKTIIGGRKGGMPEMTLEYVLRKHGLEPGKDVTVRTDIQFAVMAGAFKGGEGHYVTLFEPTATMMENEGAGYIVASIGEEGGYIPYTCYCSKKSYIEKNPEVIQAFTNGIYEGMKWVESHSTEEIAKSLQPHFPDADLEILTALVERYRSQDTWKPDLILTEDGLNHMMDIIDQAIGLDNRAPYEKIVTTEFAEKAMEK; encoded by the coding sequence ATGAAAAAATTTAAAGCTATTTCCCTGTTCATATCTATAGTGTTGATATTATCCATAGCTATAACAGGATGTGGCGAAAAAGAGCTTACAAAGGTTACAGTTGCAGAAGTAACCCATTCCGTATTTTATGCACCCCAGTATATTGCCTTAACCGAAGGCTTCTTTGAAAAAGAAGGACTAAAAGTAGAATTTTTAAATACTAAGGGTGCCGATAAAACTATGACCGCATTATTATCTGATCAAGTGGACATAGGCTTTATGGGTCCAGAGGCCTCAGTTTATGTTTATAACCAAGGCAAGGAGGATTACGCAGTAAACTTCGCACAGTTGACCCAACGGGATGGCTCCTTCTTGATGGGAAGAGAAAAGGCTGATAGCTTTAATTTTGACATGCTTAAGGGAAAAACCATTATAGGTGGAAGAAAAGGCGGTATGCCTGAAATGACTTTGGAATATGTACTTAGAAAACACGGTCTAGAACCTGGTAAGGATGTCACAGTTAGAACGGATATTCAATTTGCAGTAATGGCCGGTGCTTTTAAAGGAGGAGAAGGTCACTATGTCACCCTCTTCGAACCAACGGCAACAATGATGGAGAATGAAGGTGCTGGATATATAGTGGCCTCTATAGGCGAAGAAGGCGGATATATACCTTATACCTGCTACTGTTCTAAGAAAAGCTATATTGAAAAGAATCCTGAGGTGATTCAAGCCTTTACAAATGGGATCTATGAAGGAATGAAATGGGTGGAAAGTCATAGTACTGAAGAGATTGCAAAATCTCTACAACCACATTTCCCGGATGCTGATTTAGAAATCCTTACTGCTTTAGTGGAAAGATATAGATCTCAAGACACATGGAAGCCTGACTTGATTTTAACTGAAGATGGTTTAAATCATATGATGGATATTATAGATCAAGCCATAGGACTTGATAATAGAGCCCCCTATGAAAAAATAGTTACTACTGAATTTGCTGAAAAGGCTATGGAAAAGTAA
- a CDS encoding sigma 54-interacting transcriptional regulator produces the protein MDYKYLLEIILKFKNQGIIVVDNNANIVYFNESNGNIFESDPKYAIGKNVLDIFDGITKEESTIHRVLRTNTPIINYVHTFNNFKGNRVISVTTTIPLFKDNEIIGVLEILEDINDYKELYRKILELQNVEGKSKINNEDIKSNGTIYTLNNILGNSYKIQELKKKIYKIADSSSPVLVYGETGTGKELVAQSIHNASFKRRKKPFIAQNCAAIPRNLLESILFGTTAGSFTDSKEKPGIFELADGGTLLLDEINSMDIDLQAKLLRVLQEGMIRRVGGNKTIRINVRVIASTNIPPLEAVEKGVIRKDLYYRLNVISLNVAPLRERKEDIQILTKHFIDIYSYSLNKEIVGISEECLERLYEYNWPGNVRELRYTIENIISFLDDNRIEVYNLPEYIRNINRESKKLLKNELINEIDEEEIPPLKDTVKDIEIRIITKALIKTKGNRAKAARILKIPRQTLNSKINKYGIEEEYGVKLKKVLEK, from the coding sequence GTGGATTATAAATATTTATTAGAGATTATTTTAAAGTTCAAAAATCAAGGGATAATAGTAGTCGATAATAATGCTAATATTGTCTATTTTAATGAATCCAATGGAAATATTTTTGAATCAGATCCCAAATATGCTATCGGTAAAAATGTACTTGATATTTTTGATGGAATAACTAAAGAAGAAAGCACAATTCATCGTGTGCTAAGAACTAACACACCTATAATTAATTATGTCCATACCTTTAACAATTTTAAAGGTAATAGAGTAATTTCCGTTACTACTACCATACCTTTGTTTAAAGACAATGAAATAATTGGGGTACTAGAAATTTTAGAGGATATAAATGATTATAAAGAACTTTATAGAAAAATATTAGAACTTCAAAATGTTGAAGGGAAATCAAAAATAAATAATGAAGATATCAAATCAAATGGAACGATTTATACATTGAATAATATATTAGGAAATAGTTATAAAATACAAGAATTAAAGAAAAAAATATATAAGATCGCCGATAGTTCTTCTCCCGTATTGGTTTATGGGGAGACGGGAACGGGGAAGGAACTAGTGGCTCAATCAATACATAATGCTAGCTTTAAAAGAAGGAAAAAACCTTTTATTGCACAGAATTGTGCTGCGATACCTAGAAATTTACTGGAAAGTATACTTTTTGGCACCACTGCAGGTAGTTTTACTGATTCTAAAGAAAAACCTGGGATTTTTGAATTAGCTGATGGGGGAACATTGCTATTAGATGAAATCAACTCTATGGATATTGATTTACAAGCTAAGCTGTTGAGAGTTTTACAGGAAGGCATGATTAGGAGAGTCGGTGGTAATAAAACCATAAGAATAAATGTTAGGGTTATTGCATCTACTAATATACCTCCATTAGAAGCAGTAGAAAAAGGTGTAATAAGAAAGGATCTTTATTATAGGTTAAATGTTATCTCATTAAATGTTGCCCCTTTAAGGGAAAGAAAAGAAGATATACAAATATTGACAAAGCATTTCATTGATATATATAGTTATTCACTAAACAAGGAAATTGTAGGGATATCCGAGGAATGCCTTGAAAGATTATATGAATATAATTGGCCGGGGAACGTTAGGGAGTTGAGATATACTATTGAAAATATAATTAGTTTCCTAGATGATAATAGGATTGAGGTATATAATTTGCCGGAGTATATCAGAAATATTAATAGGGAGTCAAAGAAATTATTAAAAAATGAATTAATAAATGAAATCGATGAAGAGGAAATTCCTCCACTTAAGGATACCGTTAAAGATATAGAAATAAGAATCATAACCAAAGCTCTTATAAAGACAAAAGGGAACAGGGCGAAGGCCGCTAGAATTTTAAAAATTCCTAGGCAAACACTGAATAGCAAGATAAATAAATATGGGATTGAAGAAGAGTATGGGGTTAAATTAAAAAAAGTATTAGAAAAATAG